A portion of the Candidatus Eisenbacteria bacterium genome contains these proteins:
- a CDS encoding PIG-L family deacetylase, translated as ITWLSRERRARVGYLSMTRGSGGQNLIGPETGEALGVIRTQELLSARRVDGAEQFFTRAIDFGYSKTAEETMRMWGHDRILSDVVRAIREFRPDVIITRFPTDGRGGHGHHQASAILAQEAFTAAADSARFPEQGLRPWQAKRLLWNAFQLDSAAVASGAVKPLTVDLGAYSPLLGESYTEIAARSRSMHKSQGFGAPERRGPIPNHLVLQAGEPARADLFEGVTTTWQRIRGGKKVDEALAVAARDFDPAAPHKALPALARAHAAMAGLETDRWVARKRIDLLEAIRSCAGLWIEAIASEAAVTPGGEIPVTVSVLSRSVAPVRLVSIEMPHGASLAPAPPDTADTRGFANRALETNRPVSGIARVRVPADAAITHPAWLLEEPEAGAYRMTDPRWITAAENPPALVARATLEIAGQRFAYEVPVLYRWTDRVLGERYRPLEIVPPVTVRLDRSAYLFPDASTRDVRVTVEASAAGATGPVRLELPPGWTATPSETTITVTAASPVGLRFRVKPSQSGGAASVTASMAVGGTRYARGRQVIDYSHIPVSTLFPSATAKLARVDLATGGSRVGYVMGSGDDVPDALEQMGYEVAMLTDEEIESGRLAGLDAIVVGVRAYNTRPALVRTQDRLLEYVKSGGTLVIQYSTTQPTLQDRLGPYPFQISRDRVTVEESPVQLTAGHPLLSRPNRIAASDFEGWVQERGLYFAKPWAKEYETPLAMGDPGESPTGGSLLYARHGKGTFIYTGLAWFRQLPAGVPGAYRLFANLVSGGKS; from the coding sequence ATCACCTGGCTCTCCCGGGAGCGCAGGGCGCGCGTGGGATATCTCTCCATGACGCGAGGGAGCGGAGGGCAGAACCTGATCGGTCCCGAGACCGGAGAGGCGCTCGGCGTGATCCGGACCCAGGAGCTCCTCTCCGCGAGACGCGTGGACGGGGCGGAGCAGTTCTTCACGCGCGCGATCGACTTCGGGTACTCGAAGACCGCGGAGGAGACGATGCGGATGTGGGGACACGACCGCATCCTCTCCGACGTGGTGCGCGCGATCCGCGAGTTCCGTCCCGACGTCATCATCACGCGATTCCCCACGGACGGGCGCGGCGGCCATGGCCACCATCAGGCGTCGGCCATTCTGGCGCAGGAAGCGTTCACCGCCGCCGCGGACTCGGCGCGCTTCCCCGAGCAGGGGCTTCGGCCCTGGCAGGCGAAGCGGCTCCTCTGGAACGCCTTCCAGCTCGATTCGGCGGCCGTCGCATCGGGTGCGGTGAAGCCGCTCACGGTGGACCTGGGCGCGTACAGCCCGCTCCTCGGCGAGAGCTACACGGAGATCGCGGCCCGGAGCCGGAGCATGCACAAGAGCCAGGGGTTCGGCGCCCCCGAGCGCCGCGGACCCATCCCGAATCACCTCGTGCTCCAGGCCGGCGAGCCGGCCCGGGCGGATCTCTTCGAGGGAGTCACGACGACCTGGCAGCGCATCCGCGGCGGGAAGAAGGTGGACGAGGCTCTCGCCGTGGCCGCGCGTGACTTCGATCCGGCGGCGCCGCACAAAGCCCTCCCCGCGCTCGCCCGCGCGCACGCCGCGATGGCGGGCCTCGAAACCGACCGTTGGGTCGCGCGGAAGCGCATCGACCTGCTCGAGGCGATCCGCTCGTGCGCGGGACTCTGGATCGAAGCGATCGCGTCGGAGGCGGCCGTGACGCCCGGGGGCGAGATCCCGGTGACCGTGTCGGTCCTGAGCCGCTCGGTGGCTCCGGTCCGGCTCGTCTCGATCGAGATGCCTCATGGCGCGTCGCTCGCCCCCGCTCCGCCCGACACCGCCGACACGCGTGGGTTCGCGAACCGGGCGCTCGAGACGAACCGGCCCGTGAGCGGCATCGCGCGCGTGCGCGTTCCGGCCGATGCCGCGATCACGCATCCCGCGTGGCTGCTCGAGGAGCCCGAGGCGGGCGCCTACCGCATGACGGATCCCCGGTGGATCACCGCGGCGGAGAACCCGCCCGCGCTCGTCGCGCGCGCGACCCTCGAGATCGCGGGACAGCGCTTCGCGTACGAGGTGCCGGTCCTCTACCGGTGGACCGACCGCGTGCTGGGGGAGCGCTACCGTCCGCTCGAGATCGTGCCGCCCGTCACCGTGCGCCTCGACCGGAGCGCGTATCTCTTCCCGGACGCCTCCACGCGCGACGTCCGCGTGACCGTGGAAGCGTCGGCGGCGGGTGCGACCGGTCCGGTACGCCTGGAGCTTCCTCCGGGCTGGACCGCGACGCCGTCCGAGACGACGATCACGGTGACCGCGGCCTCGCCCGTGGGCCTTCGTTTTCGCGTGAAGCCGTCGCAATCCGGCGGCGCGGCTTCCGTGACGGCCTCCATGGCGGTGGGCGGCACACGGTACGCGCGCGGCCGCCAGGTGATCGACTATTCCCACATTCCCGTCTCCACCCTTTTCCCCTCCGCGACCGCGAAGCTCGCCCGGGTGGATCTCGCGACCGGGGGATCGCGCGTGGGCTATGTGATGGGTTCGGGGGACGACGTTCCCGACGCGCTCGAGCAGATGGGATACGAAGTGGCGATGCTCACCGACGAGGAGATCGAATCGGGACGGCTCGCGGGGCTCGACGCGATCGTGGTCGGCGTGCGCGCGTACAACACGCGTCCCGCGCTCGTCCGGACACAGGACCGGCTCCTCGAGTACGTGAAGTCGGGCGGCACGCTCGTGATCCAGTACAGCACCACGCAGCCCACGCTCCAGGACCGGCTCGGACCGTATCCGTTCCAGATCTCGCGCGATCGCGTCACCGTGGAGGAATCGCCCGTCCAGCTCACGGCGGGCCATCCGCTCCTCTCGCGTCCGAACCGCATCGCGGCGTCGGACTTCGAAGGTTGGGTCCAGGAGCGCGGGCTCTACTTCGCCAAGCCCTGGGCGAAGGAGTACGAGACGCCGCTCGCGATGGGGGATCCCGGGGAATCGCCCACGGGTGGGAGCCTCCTCTACGCGCGACACGGGAAGGGAACGTTCATCTATACGGGGCTGGCCTGGTTCCGCCAGCTGCCCGCCGGCGTGCCGGGGGCGTACCGGCTCTTCGCGAACCTCGTGAGCGGGGGGAAGAGCTGA